A stretch of the Bacillus sp. B-jedd genome encodes the following:
- a CDS encoding GGDEF domain-containing protein: protein MKNKTFFYIIASSIIVYIYSLVTNNLWQPVPLLTLLLCICTIWQLRLAKKHRIEAEQFRKELIEKNQKLESVFIHSALGIMLAERSGRILDANPKFLEMLGYTMEELKTLSYIDFTYPEDRDKDMLLYKEALQRKKPYSKEKRYIRKNGDMFIGKLSASFILDDNGIPKYVVGHVEDITKEKELEEHLKESQKRYRDLVTFSPEPILVHRDGTIIFANEKACKMVEIPMDILLGRSIYEFIRPEFHARTKETLEELEDIKGEAETRHFEIIVPNGRRLIIEITQKAIIYEGSPSIQAIFRDVTERRRLEKDLRKATERYRFITENSKDLIAFLKPDGRYEYISAACQDVLGFSQEELVGKNAFSCIHEEDAAEVGSLKLGDIEGMDDHFTLIYRHMLKNGGYVWLETIAKLLFNEQGAVESILAISRDATKRKEREKSLETANDFLKMLSNLDGLTGIPNRRYFEETLANEWERCKATGAGLAAIMIDIDCFKLYNDTFGHLAGDDSLKEVAAIIKKSVKRPRDLAARYGGEEFVIILPDTDLEGARKVADSIRQSVRDRKIPHTASEIDQFITISAGYASMVPGNDCTPKDLLREADSALYTAKRSGKNRACGIDECSVMPHRTPVN, encoded by the coding sequence GTGAAAAATAAGACGTTTTTTTATATTATTGCTTCGAGCATAATTGTTTACATATACTCGCTTGTAACTAATAACCTTTGGCAGCCTGTCCCTTTACTGACGCTCCTTCTTTGTATATGCACGATCTGGCAGTTAAGGCTCGCAAAAAAACATCGCATTGAAGCAGAGCAGTTCAGGAAAGAGCTTATTGAGAAAAACCAGAAGCTAGAGTCGGTTTTCATCCATTCCGCTCTTGGAATCATGCTGGCTGAACGAAGCGGTAGGATTCTTGATGCCAACCCTAAATTTTTGGAGATGCTCGGCTATACAATGGAAGAGCTAAAAACACTTTCGTATATTGATTTTACATACCCTGAAGACAGGGACAAGGACATGTTGCTTTATAAGGAAGCCCTCCAAAGAAAAAAGCCCTACTCCAAAGAGAAGCGGTACATCAGAAAAAATGGCGATATGTTTATCGGTAAATTATCCGCTTCCTTTATCCTCGACGATAATGGCATACCGAAATATGTGGTAGGCCATGTTGAGGATATTACCAAGGAAAAGGAACTGGAGGAGCATCTGAAAGAAAGCCAGAAGCGCTACCGGGATCTCGTAACCTTTTCTCCTGAACCCATCCTTGTCCACCGGGATGGAACGATAATCTTTGCCAATGAAAAGGCGTGTAAAATGGTCGAAATCCCCATGGATATTTTGCTTGGCAGGTCCATTTATGAATTCATAAGGCCCGAATTCCACGCGAGAACAAAAGAGACACTCGAGGAACTTGAGGATATTAAAGGCGAAGCAGAAACCCGGCATTTCGAAATCATTGTTCCGAACGGCCGCAGACTAATTATCGAAATCACCCAGAAAGCTATCATTTATGAAGGCTCTCCTTCCATCCAGGCCATTTTCCGCGATGTAACCGAACGGAGGCGGCTTGAGAAGGATTTAAGGAAAGCAACAGAACGATATCGTTTTATAACGGAGAATTCCAAGGATCTCATCGCTTTTCTTAAGCCGGATGGCCGTTATGAATATATATCGGCGGCCTGTCAGGATGTACTCGGATTTTCTCAGGAGGAATTGGTTGGCAAAAATGCTTTCAGCTGTATCCATGAGGAAGACGCTGCAGAGGTAGGCAGCTTGAAACTGGGAGACATTGAAGGCATGGATGATCATTTTACATTGATTTATCGCCATATGCTAAAAAATGGCGGTTATGTCTGGCTGGAAACGATTGCGAAATTGCTTTTCAACGAACAAGGAGCGGTGGAATCCATCCTGGCGATATCAAGGGATGCGACAAAGCGCAAGGAAAGAGAAAAAAGCCTTGAAACAGCGAATGATTTTCTGAAAATGCTTTCCAATCTGGACGGTCTGACCGGGATTCCCAACAGGCGCTATTTTGAGGAAACTCTTGCGAATGAATGGGAACGCTGCAAAGCGACAGGAGCGGGATTGGCGGCCATCATGATCGACATTGATTGCTTTAAATTATACAATGACACATTCGGCCACCTGGCAGGTGATGACTCTTTAAAAGAAGTTGCAGCAATAATAAAAAAATCGGTTAAACGGCCGAGAGATTTAGCGGCCCGTTACGGCGGCGAAGAATTTGTCATTATCCTTCCCGACACCGACCTGGAGGGAGCCAGGAAAGTTGCGGACTCCATCAGACAATCCGTAAGGGACAGAAAAATTCCGCATACAGCTTCGGAAATTGACCAATTCATAACGATAAGCGCAGGATATGCTTCCATGGTCCCTGGAAATGATTGTACCCCAAAGGATTTGCTCAGGGAGGCCGATTCAGCCCTATACACAGCGAAACGGTCCGGGAAAAACAGAGCATGCGGGATTGATGAATGCTCCGTCATGCCCCATAGGACACCAGTCAATTAA
- a CDS encoding GNAT family N-acetyltransferase: MAFVFAKDYRDNDVLRKSLSRLAETIFGIQFEEWHSNGYWTDKYIPYSFCDGEEVIANISVNKIQLVINGIYKDALQIGTVMTHPGYRGRGLSRTLMEYILEDFDGKYDVIYLFANETVLGYYPKFGFREAEESIFSVSYSGKSKGGLNVQKLDMECHADRAFLYNFAKERIPVSSVFASAGTAELLMFYCLNVFRDMVFYLKDEECIVIYSEQGEELHLYDLVSKSEVDLKPVLAELTGSNKRNVIFHFTPQLGGFPFAIRPFKGSETLFIRFGRKFILPARFKHPVTSQA; encoded by the coding sequence ATGGCATTTGTATTCGCAAAGGATTATCGAGACAACGATGTTTTAAGAAAAAGCCTCAGCCGGCTCGCGGAAACCATCTTTGGCATTCAATTTGAAGAGTGGCATTCCAACGGCTATTGGACAGATAAATACATACCATATTCGTTTTGTGATGGGGAAGAAGTCATTGCGAATATATCGGTCAACAAAATTCAGTTAGTTATTAACGGCATCTACAAGGACGCTTTGCAAATAGGAACAGTCATGACCCATCCAGGTTACCGCGGCCGCGGATTGTCACGGACTTTAATGGAATACATTTTAGAAGATTTCGACGGAAAATACGATGTAATCTATTTATTTGCGAATGAAACCGTTCTAGGCTACTATCCTAAATTTGGTTTTAGGGAGGCTGAAGAATCTATTTTCTCCGTTTCTTACTCAGGAAAATCTAAAGGCGGCCTGAATGTCCAAAAGCTTGATATGGAATGCCATGCGGACCGGGCATTCTTGTATAATTTTGCAAAAGAAAGGATTCCGGTTTCAAGCGTGTTTGCGTCAGCCGGAACAGCCGAGCTTCTAATGTTCTACTGCTTGAATGTTTTTAGGGATATGGTTTTTTATTTGAAGGATGAAGAATGTATTGTGATTTATAGTGAACAGGGGGAGGAACTCCATCTATACGATTTGGTCAGCAAGTCGGAGGTGGATTTAAAACCCGTCCTAGCAGAATTGACAGGGAGCAATAAGCGAAATGTTATCTTCCATTTTACGCCCCAACTCGGTGGGTTTCCGTTTGCCATCCGACCTTTTAAAGGGAGCGAAACCTTGTTCATCCGTTTTGGCAGGAAATTCATTTTGCCGGCGCGATTCAAACATCCTGTTACTTCGCAGGCGTAA
- the cphA gene encoding cyanophycin synthetase, with amino-acid sequence MKINRVRYLKGPNYFSYKPTMWFELDLEELEFSPSNMLSGFTSALMKTLPSLRSHTCSLGYEGGFVERLEEGTWMGHILEHIAIELQYLAGIMVKRGKTITSNKKGIYFVTYDYREPKSGLYAFEAAMEIVGSILAGASSVDAKPYIKQIENLYYQNKLGPSTEAIYNAAFAKGIPVERIGSDSMVRLGTGKKQKFVQATITSQTSYLAVENACDKQITKTILSSVGVPVPEGDSACSTEEIFELAERVGFPLVIKPLNGNQGRGVLTNIKNREELFGILHCVENQETEMIVERYYEGHDYRLLVVDGELIAASMRIAPFIIGNGKDSIRKLIEEENKNPLRGDGHEKPMTKIPLNTIVACHLEKSNMTLDTIPEPGRVIPVAGNANLSTGGMAIDVTDEVHHSIKEMAALAAKSIGLDVAGVDFICPDITAPLNSTTSAVVEVNAAPGIRMHHYPSKGKARDVGKAIVDYLFKTREEAAIPIIAITGTNGKTTTTRMIKHFLERDGYTVGMTNSDGVYIGNRTIDEGDCSGPISARKILSNPEVDAAVLESARGGILREGLAFRECDVGIVTNVSEDHLGQDGIEDFCQLVKLKRLIPEVVREDGVCILNADDPEVIQMASHTRARIVYTSLFHTNHHIEEAIERGSTVWYLGEDNWVTCVEEGKAIKLLPVKDIPVTIEGKARHNIANLLQALAAAHCQGVEIETLREKALRFKPDQEQSKGRFNSFELDGRLVIVDYAHNIAGLNAFFETANHFRQGITTTVLSSPGDRQDHEIREMARIAIKNSDRVIIREDEDLRGRAPYETANMMHAAALREKGGTGKQLSIIKDELKAYHEAWNLSMPGDSLLFLYEKFSVITDFLSEVSGRKKILAKKII; translated from the coding sequence ATGAAGATTAACCGGGTACGGTATTTAAAGGGGCCAAATTACTTTAGCTATAAACCGACAATGTGGTTTGAACTGGATTTGGAAGAGTTGGAATTCAGCCCGTCAAATATGCTTTCCGGGTTCACTAGCGCATTAATGAAAACCCTCCCAAGCCTAAGGAGCCATACATGCTCCCTCGGTTATGAAGGAGGGTTTGTCGAGCGCCTGGAAGAAGGAACCTGGATGGGCCATATTCTCGAGCATATAGCGATTGAATTGCAATACCTTGCCGGCATCATGGTTAAAAGAGGGAAAACGATAACCAGCAACAAAAAGGGGATTTATTTTGTTACATACGATTACCGTGAGCCTAAGTCAGGTTTATATGCATTTGAAGCGGCAATGGAAATAGTCGGCAGCATTCTCGCTGGTGCTTCGTCCGTTGATGCAAAACCTTATATCAAACAGATTGAAAATCTTTATTATCAGAATAAACTAGGGCCAAGTACAGAGGCGATTTACAATGCAGCCTTCGCAAAAGGGATTCCCGTCGAGCGGATTGGTTCAGACAGTATGGTCCGCCTTGGCACAGGCAAAAAGCAGAAGTTCGTCCAGGCAACGATTACTAGCCAGACTTCCTATCTTGCGGTGGAAAATGCCTGTGACAAGCAAATCACAAAGACTATTCTCTCAAGTGTGGGTGTCCCTGTACCCGAGGGGGATTCAGCCTGCTCGACAGAGGAAATTTTCGAATTGGCCGAACGTGTCGGTTTTCCACTCGTCATTAAACCCCTCAACGGGAATCAAGGCCGGGGGGTCCTGACCAATATTAAAAACAGGGAGGAGCTTTTCGGCATTCTCCATTGCGTTGAAAACCAGGAAACTGAAATGATTGTTGAAAGGTATTATGAAGGCCATGATTACAGACTTCTCGTTGTCGATGGTGAACTAATTGCAGCGAGCATGAGAATTGCTCCGTTCATCATCGGGAATGGAAAGGACTCAATCAGGAAACTAATTGAAGAAGAAAATAAAAATCCGCTCAGAGGGGACGGGCATGAAAAGCCGATGACAAAAATCCCCTTGAATACAATCGTTGCCTGCCATCTCGAGAAATCCAATATGACACTAGATACCATTCCTGAACCGGGAAGGGTTATCCCCGTGGCCGGTAACGCCAACCTTTCCACGGGCGGAATGGCAATCGACGTGACGGATGAGGTCCATCATTCTATCAAGGAAATGGCGGCACTTGCGGCAAAGTCGATTGGTCTGGATGTGGCTGGCGTTGATTTTATTTGTCCCGATATAACGGCTCCTCTTAATAGCACAACGTCTGCAGTCGTTGAAGTTAATGCCGCCCCGGGAATCAGGATGCACCATTATCCCTCTAAGGGAAAGGCGAGGGATGTAGGGAAGGCGATTGTGGATTATTTATTCAAAACAAGGGAAGAAGCGGCAATCCCGATTATCGCTATTACAGGAACAAATGGTAAAACGACAACTACCAGGATGATCAAGCACTTCCTGGAAAGGGACGGATATACGGTCGGAATGACGAATTCAGATGGTGTCTACATTGGGAACCGGACAATCGATGAAGGTGATTGCAGCGGGCCAATCAGCGCGAGGAAAATCCTGTCCAATCCCGAGGTGGATGCGGCAGTCCTTGAATCAGCGAGGGGAGGAATCCTTCGTGAGGGCTTGGCTTTTAGGGAATGCGATGTGGGTATTGTTACGAATGTTTCCGAAGACCATCTGGGTCAGGATGGGATTGAGGATTTCTGCCAGCTAGTAAAATTAAAAAGACTTATTCCTGAGGTAGTCAGGGAAGATGGCGTCTGCATTTTAAATGCGGACGATCCCGAGGTCATCCAGATGGCATCCCACACAAGAGCCCGAATTGTTTATACAAGCCTGTTCCACACAAATCATCATATTGAGGAAGCCATTGAAAGAGGATCAACTGTTTGGTACCTCGGAGAGGATAACTGGGTAACATGTGTGGAAGAGGGAAAAGCCATTAAACTGCTTCCAGTAAAAGATATCCCTGTAACAATCGAGGGGAAGGCCAGGCACAATATCGCCAACCTTCTTCAAGCCCTCGCCGCCGCGCATTGCCAGGGAGTAGAAATCGAAACACTGAGGGAAAAGGCTCTAAGGTTTAAACCTGACCAGGAGCAGTCAAAAGGCCGGTTCAATAGCTTTGAATTGGATGGCAGATTGGTGATTGTAGATTACGCCCATAATATCGCCGGCTTGAATGCGTTTTTTGAAACAGCCAATCATTTCAGGCAAGGAATTACGACAACGGTCCTATCTTCCCCGGGAGACAGGCAGGACCATGAAATACGCGAAATGGCAAGAATAGCCATCAAAAATTCCGATCGGGTTATCATTCGGGAAGATGAGGACCTCCGCGGCAGGGCACCGTATGAAACAGCCAATATGATGCATGCGGCAGCTCTTAGGGAAAAAGGCGGGACCGGGAAACAGCTATCCATCATCAAAGATGAACTCAAGGCTTATCACGAGGCTTGGAACCTTTCGATGCCGGGTGACTCATTGCTTTTCCTTTATGAAAAGTTTTCTGTTATTACCGATTTTCTCTCGGAAGTTAGTGGCAGGAAGAAAATTCTGGCTAAAAAGATTATTTAG
- a CDS encoding ABC transporter permease, with amino-acid sequence MKNLIVNEFVKIFSRAGTYVMIGIVIMLVMGMAGLAKYEEAENPPQENPLWKTELEKQLVNDRASLDDFGMTNPNLRSFYEREIAIKEYRLKHDMAPPTGTHVWSFVDNSQSFISIVGLFTIVIAAGIVSSEFSWGTIKLLLIRPISRPKILLSKYLTVFLFGVCLLALLFSFSLLVGLLLFGFPDSPSPHLVFSGGHVYERSMGLQLVAEYLLSSIDILMVATMAFMISAVFRNSSLAIGISLFLLLTGGTLTMLLASKFEWAKYLLFANTDLTVYLDGTPLISGMTLGFSIIMLTIYFGFFHFLAFWVFSKRDVSA; translated from the coding sequence ATGAAAAACCTGATTGTAAATGAATTTGTTAAAATCTTCAGCAGGGCCGGCACTTACGTAATGATTGGAATTGTCATCATGCTAGTTATGGGAATGGCTGGACTGGCAAAATATGAAGAAGCCGAAAATCCTCCTCAGGAAAATCCACTTTGGAAAACCGAGCTGGAAAAGCAGCTTGTCAATGACCGTGCTTCCCTTGATGATTTCGGCATGACGAACCCGAACTTGAGGTCCTTTTATGAACGGGAAATCGCCATTAAGGAATACAGGCTTAAACATGACATGGCCCCTCCCACCGGGACACATGTCTGGTCATTTGTAGATAATTCGCAGAGCTTCATCAGCATAGTCGGTTTATTCACGATTGTCATCGCAGCCGGGATTGTCTCTTCGGAATTTTCGTGGGGAACAATCAAGCTGCTCCTGATCAGGCCCATCAGCCGACCGAAAATCCTTTTGTCCAAATACTTGACAGTATTTTTATTCGGGGTTTGCCTGCTTGCATTATTGTTTTCTTTCTCACTTCTTGTCGGGCTCCTCCTCTTCGGCTTTCCGGATAGCCCATCGCCCCATCTTGTTTTCTCTGGTGGCCATGTTTACGAAAGAAGTATGGGGCTTCAACTAGTGGCAGAGTATCTATTAAGCTCAATCGACATATTGATGGTCGCGACGATGGCGTTTATGATATCCGCCGTATTCAGGAACAGCTCACTCGCAATTGGAATTTCCTTATTCCTTCTCCTGACTGGCGGAACACTGACAATGCTGCTGGCCAGTAAGTTCGAATGGGCGAAGTATCTTCTCTTTGCCAATACTGACCTGACCGTCTATCTTGATGGAACTCCGCTCATATCAGGAATGACACTCGGTTTTTCCATCATCATGCTTACCATTTATTTCGGCTTTTTTCACTTTCTCGCCTTCTGGGTGTTTTCAAAGAGGGATGTATCCGCATAG
- a CDS encoding ABC transporter ATP-binding protein, whose protein sequence is METVLELKNVSKKIRKKTIINNLSFQVREGEVFGFLGPNGAGKTTTIRMIVGLMALTDGDIIICGTSVKDHFEKAIGHVGAIVENPEMYKFLSGYQNLLQYSRMHGGIGTEKIAEVVNLVGLSERIHDKVKTYSLGMRQRLGLAQCLLHDPKILILDEPTNGLDPAGIREIRDHLRMLARERGMSVIVSSHLLAEMELMCDRIAVIQNGELIDVQGVHELAEKNETVYFFETGPLDGSESWICEKWDASISEGGFTVNARREDIPAILKQLVEEEINVFGIRSEAKSLEDRFLELTSK, encoded by the coding sequence ATGGAAACGGTACTCGAGTTAAAAAATGTTTCAAAGAAAATCAGGAAGAAGACGATTATTAACAATCTCAGTTTTCAAGTAAGGGAAGGCGAGGTATTCGGCTTCCTGGGGCCGAACGGGGCGGGCAAAACGACGACGATTAGGATGATTGTCGGCCTCATGGCTCTGACCGATGGCGATATTATCATATGCGGGACAAGTGTAAAGGATCATTTTGAAAAAGCTATCGGACATGTCGGGGCTATCGTTGAAAATCCCGAAATGTATAAATTCCTTTCCGGCTATCAGAATCTTCTTCAATACAGCCGGATGCATGGAGGGATCGGTACTGAAAAAATCGCCGAAGTTGTCAATCTTGTCGGCCTTTCCGAGCGCATCCATGACAAAGTAAAAACATATTCACTCGGCATGAGGCAGCGGCTCGGCCTTGCCCAATGTCTGCTTCATGATCCGAAAATTCTCATCCTTGATGAGCCTACAAACGGCCTGGATCCGGCTGGAATCAGGGAAATCCGGGATCATTTAAGGATGCTTGCGCGGGAAAGAGGTATGTCAGTCATCGTTTCTAGTCATCTGCTTGCCGAAATGGAACTGATGTGCGACCGGATAGCCGTCATTCAAAATGGGGAGCTCATTGACGTCCAGGGTGTCCATGAATTAGCAGAAAAAAATGAAACGGTGTATTTTTTTGAAACGGGCCCGCTTGACGGGAGTGAATCATGGATTTGTGAAAAATGGGATGCCTCCATTTCTGAAGGCGGGTTTACGGTCAATGCCAGGCGGGAAGATATTCCTGCGATTCTAAAACAGCTGGTGGAAGAGGAAATCAATGTGTTTGGGATCAGGTCAGAAGCAAAATCACTTGAAGACCGTTTCCTCGAACTCACCTCTAAATAA
- a CDS encoding aldo/keto reductase, whose product MRKMPLEKRGITDSRLVLGCMGFGGGWDNSPISTEEEKKAECGIEAALETGITMFDHADIYTRGKAEKVFGGWLKKNPGMREKIVIQSKCGIRVADGQFPGRYDFSKDYILRSVDEILDRLQTDYLDILLLHRPDPLMEPEEVAEAFERLKSTGKVKNFGVSNMNAGQIKLLQAYIGSPLVVNQLEISLKKIDWVDQGVHVNQSAGRNSHFADGLLEHCMLEDIQIQAWSPLAKGIYTGGKEPDTQAENATASLVAKMAEEKETTREAIVLGWLMRHPANIQPVIGTTNPERIRNCGDAVRQSVLMTREEWYSLYITSRGNRLP is encoded by the coding sequence ATGAGAAAAATGCCTTTGGAGAAAAGGGGAATTACTGACAGCAGGCTTGTGCTGGGCTGTATGGGATTCGGGGGCGGCTGGGACAACAGCCCGATTAGCACCGAGGAAGAAAAAAAGGCGGAATGCGGAATTGAAGCGGCGCTGGAGACAGGTATTACAATGTTTGATCATGCGGATATTTATACGAGGGGAAAGGCGGAAAAAGTATTCGGAGGCTGGCTGAAGAAGAATCCTGGCATGAGGGAGAAGATTGTCATTCAGAGCAAATGCGGAATCCGGGTGGCCGATGGGCAGTTTCCGGGACGCTATGATTTTTCAAAAGACTATATCCTCCGCTCAGTCGATGAAATACTTGACAGGCTCCAAACAGATTACTTGGACATCCTCCTCTTGCACAGGCCAGATCCGTTGATGGAGCCTGAGGAAGTGGCGGAAGCGTTCGAAAGATTGAAAAGCACCGGCAAGGTGAAAAACTTCGGCGTTTCCAATATGAATGCGGGGCAGATTAAACTACTTCAAGCATATATTGGCAGCCCGCTTGTGGTGAACCAGCTTGAAATAAGCCTGAAAAAAATCGATTGGGTGGACCAGGGCGTCCATGTCAATCAGTCGGCGGGCAGAAACAGCCATTTTGCAGATGGGCTGTTGGAACATTGCATGCTTGAAGACATCCAGATCCAGGCGTGGTCGCCACTCGCTAAAGGCATCTATACCGGCGGGAAGGAGCCGGACACCCAGGCCGAAAATGCCACAGCTTCACTCGTTGCAAAAATGGCTGAGGAAAAAGAAACAACCCGTGAAGCAATAGTTCTTGGATGGCTGATGCGCCACCCGGCGAATATCCAGCCTGTCATTGGGACAACCAACCCTGAAAGAATCAGGAACTGCGGGGATGCAGTCCGCCAGTCAGTTCTTATGACAAGGGAAGAATGGTATTCTCTTTACATAACCTCCCGGGGAAACAGACTGCCTTAA
- the ytvI gene encoding sporulation integral membrane protein YtvI → MWKKWIVLAVVILLFIFFIPYSLPLLFALVTAVLLEGLVGYFQKKLKLSRMKSVIASFIAFLLGILVIGYNLFLILFQQVLNLSEKTPTYVRDLYSSGIKPLIRKWKAYSQTLPPDVIASIEKTLDESVNTVDRFVQEIIHVLIGFLTSIPGFLIEFLIYLVALFLISMELPEIKASIKSRLTENTKKKVSIVLNQLTKAGVGFIKAQIILSLITFFLAFTGLLLLKVKYAALFSLLIVLVDILPILGTGSFLVPWAVISIMQGKQFLGIGLIILFVAITVIRRIIEPKVYATSLGISPLASLASLYIGFKLIGFVGLFAGPALVILIDALVKVNVIKMNFKL, encoded by the coding sequence ATGTGGAAGAAATGGATCGTTTTAGCAGTCGTAATACTGCTTTTTATATTTTTCATACCTTACAGCCTGCCGCTTTTATTCGCGCTTGTTACAGCTGTCCTGCTCGAAGGGCTTGTCGGCTATTTCCAAAAAAAATTAAAGCTTAGCAGGATGAAATCAGTCATCGCCTCTTTCATCGCATTTCTGCTTGGTATTTTGGTTATCGGATACAACCTGTTCCTCATCCTTTTTCAACAGGTTCTAAATCTTTCCGAGAAAACCCCTACTTACGTAAGGGATCTTTATTCCTCAGGGATCAAGCCACTGATAAGGAAATGGAAAGCATACTCGCAGACGCTTCCGCCAGATGTGATTGCCTCTATAGAAAAGACCCTTGACGAATCCGTAAATACAGTTGATAGGTTTGTACAGGAAATTATCCATGTGCTAATCGGTTTTTTAACCTCCATACCCGGATTCCTGATTGAGTTCCTGATCTATTTGGTAGCACTGTTTTTAATCAGCATGGAGCTGCCGGAAATAAAGGCTTCCATTAAGTCCAGGTTGACGGAAAATACGAAGAAAAAAGTTTCCATTGTCCTTAACCAATTAACGAAGGCTGGCGTCGGGTTTATTAAAGCACAAATCATTCTGAGCCTCATTACGTTTTTTCTTGCCTTTACAGGGCTTCTTCTCTTAAAAGTAAAGTATGCAGCGCTTTTTTCCCTGCTGATCGTACTGGTCGATATCCTGCCTATTCTCGGGACGGGATCCTTCCTTGTTCCGTGGGCCGTCATCTCTATTATGCAGGGGAAACAGTTCCTGGGAATCGGCTTGATCATCCTGTTTGTGGCCATTACAGTCATCAGGCGAATCATCGAGCCAAAGGTTTATGCAACCAGCCTGGGTATATCTCCGCTTGCCTCACTTGCCAGCTTGTACATTGGTTTCAAGCTGATTGGCTTTGTCGGATTATTCGCCGGCCCGGCACTGGTCATTTTAATTGATGCGCTCGTCAAGGTAAATGTCATTAAAATGAACTTTAAATTATAA
- a CDS encoding YjcZ family sporulation protein has product MSGGACGYGGGFALLVVLFILLVIIGASWGYGGFYY; this is encoded by the coding sequence ATGTCTGGTGGAGCATGCGGTTACGGCGGAGGTTTTGCCCTGCTAGTTGTCCTATTCATTCTGTTAGTTATCATCGGGGCTTCCTGGGGATACGGCGGATTCTATTATTAA
- a CDS encoding cyanophycinase: MKRGPLLIIGGAEEKYRGVTILKKFVELASKREGKVGILTTATKIPKQVGSEYKEVFENLGIKEAVTIDVNSREMSEDPIILETVEGLSALFITGGDQSRLTQMITGSRLHKLFYDMWQNGLVIGGTSAGASIMGKHMIVNALTKDSDDVLRVEMDNGFGFMSDMLIDQHFSQRSRFDRLLGAIAGNPNLMGIGIDENTAILVDGGQFDVIGEHQVLILDGKENAYVEVKKSDNGSEELTLSNFKLHTLTHGYKFDLQNRKLIVKGE, encoded by the coding sequence TTGAAACGTGGCCCTTTGTTGATTATTGGAGGTGCGGAAGAAAAATACCGCGGAGTAACCATACTGAAGAAATTTGTCGAGCTCGCCTCCAAAAGGGAAGGAAAAGTTGGCATTCTTACTACCGCCACGAAAATTCCCAAACAGGTCGGCAGTGAATACAAAGAAGTGTTCGAAAACCTTGGGATTAAAGAGGCAGTGACAATCGATGTGAATTCGAGGGAAATGTCTGAAGATCCAATAATATTGGAAACAGTTGAGGGCCTATCTGCTCTTTTTATTACCGGTGGCGACCAGAGCAGGCTGACACAGATGATCACAGGCAGTCGACTGCATAAGCTGTTTTATGATATGTGGCAAAATGGGCTGGTGATTGGAGGAACAAGCGCTGGTGCTTCCATCATGGGAAAACATATGATTGTCAATGCCCTTACAAAGGATTCGGATGATGTCCTTCGAGTGGAAATGGACAACGGGTTTGGCTTTATGTCAGACATGCTGATTGACCAGCATTTTTCGCAAAGGTCCCGGTTTGACAGGCTTCTTGGCGCGATAGCCGGAAATCCGAATTTAATGGGAATTGGCATTGATGAAAATACTGCCATCCTGGTTGATGGCGGCCAATTCGATGTAATTGGGGAACACCAGGTGCTTATACTTGACGGTAAAGAGAATGCTTATGTTGAAGTAAAAAAATCCGATAATGGGAGTGAGGAGCTCACCTTATCAAACTTTAAACTTCACACCCTGACTCACGGCTATAAATTTGACCTTCAAAATAGAAAATTAATCGTAAAAGGGGAGTAA